One window of the Eucalyptus grandis isolate ANBG69807.140 chromosome 8, ASM1654582v1, whole genome shotgun sequence genome contains the following:
- the LOC104456624 gene encoding DUF724 domain-containing protein 6, producing the protein MEEAVKCRRQKLVLSRGSAVEVARADGGGSGGAWYAAKIVDVETPRKQSGKSTRIRKVLVEYEQLVSEGEPKPLVESVETRYVRPLPPSREGEQRGFELDDSVEAKWRNGWRHGIVKMVMEGSRYCVCIDGEGEDAVYEGSDLREHWSWIRGRWYPARKKKEQEQEAPLTVDNLGPSEEPRDIKNMPKVGTELEVPDVLEETVKMQPVSRTSKTPYALRPAKKKRGALIGNAASRRLLKKLSEGTATVPSVAADQARELLMEASRVLNGTAKSKKGISGIGRLKKAIIVDDSVKSVAGMENEKQKAVEFNDTVKYAIRRGGKFAISKAKYINTHKPGKGDNAGSSIKRVVQTLMQEDGFPKLSCVLGLQAERRSLMFADTDQLLNKELGKNEQNCEGKSHKRKRRKPQKLVVVRPEVPETGLEHNVTSAVVGEPISKDYATWRVQPPSRLEAYHSGGPDAYRRVGANDSGNFEKKNELCNAETSNTNEDQPLSTCSEGIRTPMAIEGSSESVSGESRCLFAKTSPVWKMIESMEIFQTTPQNPHFSPLRVCKEGYREGAAIGIMATFASLTEKISNLLFDDPRCHFDSCLETLCDMEKHGFEVTALRSHLNELLAIKEKQELLQDGLKDAELEIADKERKGREISEEMEKIDKKMTELRAKYAVLKSEKEKKDVEIARLRMSLKGNDEQISRVRLEFEKLAALLPWKSK; encoded by the exons GGAGGCGCGTGGTACGCGGCCAAGATTGTGGATGTGGAGACGCCGCGGAAGCAGTCTGGAAAGTCGACTAGGATTCGGAAGGTTTTGGTGGAGTATGAGCAGTTGGTGAGCGAAGGCGAGCCTAAGCCTTTGGTTGAATCGGTGGAGACTCGGTATGTGAGGCCTCTTCCTCCGTCACGGGAGGGCGAGCAGCGCGGCTTCGAGTTGGATGACTCGGTCGAGGCGAAGTGGAGAAATGGATGGCGGCATGGGATTGTGAAGATGGTTATGGAGGGCTCGCGGTATTGCGTTTGTATTGATGGTGAAGGAGAGGATGCTGTGTATGAGGGCAGCGATTTGCGGGAGCATTGGAGCTGGATCAGAGGGAGATGGTATCCCGccaggaagaagaaggagcagGAGCAG GAAGCTCCTTTGACTGTAGACAATCTAGGGCCATCAGAAGAACCACGTGATATTAAGAATATGCCTAAGGTTGGAACAGAACTTGAAGTTCCAGATGTTTTGGAGGAAACAGTGAAGATGCAGCCAGTTTCACGGACTTCGAAGACTCCCTATGCCTTGCGACCAGCTAAAAAGAAGCGTGGAGCCTTGATTGGAAATGCAGCAAGTCGACGACTTCTGAAGAAACTAAGTGAAGGCACTGCAACGGTGCCATCAGTTGCAGCAGATCAGGCAAGAGAGCTGCTTATGGAAGCATCAAGAGTGCTAAATGGTACAGCCAAGTCTAAAAAAGGGATCTCTGGTATTGGAAGGTTAAAGAAAGCCATAATTGTTGATGATTCTGTTAAAAGTGTTGCTGGAATG GAAAATGAGAAACAGAAGGCAGTTGAATTCAATGACACTGTAAAGTATGCTATTCGAAGAGGGGGAAAATTTGCCATCTCTAAGGCTAAATACATCAACACCCATAAACCAG GTAAGGGGGACAATGCTGGAAGTTCCATCAAGAGAGTTGTTCAAACGTTAATGCAAGAAGACGGTTTTCCAAAATTGAGTTGCGTCTTAGGGTTGCAAGCTGAAAGGAGAAGTTTGATGTTTGCAGATACGGATCAGCTTCTTAACAAAGAGTTG GGTAAAAATGAGCAGAATTGCGAGGGAAAGAGTcacaaaaggaagagaagaaagccacAGAAGTTGGTGGTCGTGAGACCTGAGGTTCCAGAGACAG GCTTGGAGCACAACGTAACCAGTGCTGTGGTTGGTGAACCAATTTCAAAGGATTATGCTACCTGGAGAGTTCAACCACCTTCAAGGTTGGAAGCATATCATTCAG GTGGTCCAGATGCGTACAGAAGGGTGGGAGCCAATGATTCTGGGAATTTCGAGAAAAAGAATGAGTTATGCAATGCTGAGACATCTAACACGAATGAAGATCAACCTCTATCAACATGTTCTGAAGGAATACGCACACCGATGGCCATTGAGGGATCAA GTGAGAGCGTGTCTGGCGAGAGTAGATGCTTATTCGCGAAAACCTCGCCTGTTTGGAAGATGATTGAATCAATGGAAATTTTCCAAACGACACCGCAAAATCCACATTTCAGTCCTCTTCGGGTGTGTAAAGAAGGATATCGTGAAGGAGCAGCTATTGGCATCATGGCAACTTTTGCATCTTTGACCGAAAAAATATCCAACCTGCTATTTGATGACCCGAGATGCCATTTTGATAGCTGCTTGGAGACTCTTTGTGACATGGAAAAGCATGGATTTGAGGTTACAGCTCTGCGGAGTCACTTGAATGAGTTGCTAGCAATTAAAGAGAAGCAGGAACTGCTTCAGGATGGGTTAAAGGATGCCGAACTTGAAATTGCTGACAAGGAACGCAAAGGGAGAGAAATTagtgaagagatggaaaaaATTGATAAGAAGATGACCGAGTTACGAGCAAAATATGCAGTGCTGAagtcagaaaaggaaaaaaaagatgttgAGATTGCCAGGTTGAGGATGAGCTTGAAAGGCAACGATGAACAAATTTCACGTGTGCGGCTTGAGTTTGAAAAATTGGCTGCTCTTCTCCCTTGGAAATCAAAGTGA